The Salvelinus alpinus chromosome 10, SLU_Salpinus.1, whole genome shotgun sequence genome includes the window GGTCCCAGACACCCTCCTCATATCACTGAGCTGTCCTGGGTGGTCCCAGACACCCTCCTCATATCACTGAGGTGTCCTGGGTGGTCCCAGACACCCTCCTCATATCACTGAGCTGTCCTGGGTGGTCCCAGACACCCTCCTCATATCACTGAGCTGTCCTGGGTGGTCCCAGACACCCTCCTCATATCACTGAGCTGTACTGGGTGGTCCCAGACACCCTCCTCATATCACTGAGCTGTTCTGGGTGGTCCAGACACCCTCCTCATATCACTGAGCTGTCCTGGGTGGTCCCAGACACCCTCCTCATGTCACTGAGCTGTCCTGGGTGGTCCCAGACACCCTCCTCATGTCACTGAGCTGTCCTGGGTGGTCCCAGACACCCTCCTCATATCACTGAGCTGTCCTAGGTGGTCCCAGACACCCTCCTCATATCACTGAGCTGTTCTGGGTGGACCCAGACACCCTCCTCATATCACTGAGCTGTCCTGGGTGGTCCCAGACACCCTCCTCATATCACTGAGCTGTCCTGGGTGGTCCCAGCTGGAATTGTTAGTTTTTTTCGAGCCCattcaatcagtcaatcaatcaatcaatcaaatgtatttataaagcccttgttacatcagctgatgtctcaaagtgctgtacagaaacccagcctaaaaccccaaacagcaagcaatgcaggtgtagaagcacggtggctaggaaaaactccctagaaaggccggaacctaggaagaaacctagagaggaaccaggctatgaggggtggccagttctcttctgtctgtgccgggtggagattataacagaacatggccaagatgttcatatgttcatagatgaccatccgggtcaaataataatcacagtggttgtcgagggtgcaacaggtcagcagctcaggagtaaatgtcagttggcttttcatagccgatcattgagagtatctctaccggtcctgctgtctctagagagttgagaacagcaggtctgggacaggtagcacgtcaggTGACGCCACCCTCTTCAGAGGACAGACATCTCCTTCCTGTTTGGTAACTGgtctttgtttttttgtttttatttcctAGGCGCCAAGGTGACGTCCACGGACCTGCCGGAGGTGCTGAGTAACCTGCAGTATAACGTACTGCGTAACACCAGGGGTAACTGTAGACACGCTCCTCATGTCACCGAGCTGTCCTGGGGGAAAGAGCTGGAACAACGCTTCCCTCAGGCTACCTGTCGCTACGACTACGTGTTCGCTGCTGACGTGGTGTACTGCCACCCCTACCTGGGGGAACTCTTGGACACCTTCGATCACCTGTGTCAGGACGGGACAGAGATCCTCTGGGCCATGAGGTTCCGTCTGGACAGAGAGAACCAGTTCGTAGAACGGTTCCAGACCAGGTTCCATCTGGATGAACTGTATGATCTGCCCAGTCTCAGTATCAAACTGTACCGAGCATCAAggaaggagatggggaggaggacaCGTTCTGGAGAGGCAGCTTAATACTACCATGCTCTACGGAAGCAGTCTGAGACACTGCAGGGAGAGATGGATAGGAATGTGTGTTCTTTGATTGAATCCCGGCCACAGACTCAGAGAATCAACGAAGGCGTTGTCGAGAAGCGCAATGCACTTAACTCTTGAACGTAATTTACCCATGAGCCGACATCCACAGCATTTCGGGGAAATTGTAGCGTCATGGCCCAGAAAATAATTCTAAAAAATACTGTCCTCTTTACGGAGGTTACTGTCCTCTTTAGGGAGGTTACTGTCCTCTTTACGGAGGTTACTGTCCTCTTTAGGGAGGTTACTGTCCTCTTTAGGGAGGTAGCTGTCCTCTTTAGGGAGATTACTGTCCTCTTTACGGAGGTTACTGTCCTCTTTAGGGAGGTAGCTGTCCTCTTTACGGAGGTTACTGTCCTCTTTAGGGAGGTTACTGTCCTCTTTACGGAGGTTACTGTCCTCTTTACGGAGGTAGCAGTCCTCTTTAGGGAGGTTACTGTCCTCTTTAGGGAGGTAGCTGTCCTCTTTACGGAGGTTACTGTCCTCTTTAGGGAGGTTACTGTCCTCTTTACGGAGGTTACTGTCCTCTTTAGGGAGGTAGCTGTCCTCTTTAGGGAGGTTACTGTCCTCTTTACGGAGGTTACTGTCCTCTTTAGGGAGGTTACTGTCCTCTTTACGGAGATAGCAGTCCTCTTTACGGAGGTAGCTGTCCTCTTTACGGAGGTTACTGTCCTCTTTACGGAGGTTACTGTCCTCTTTACGGAGGACGGAGGTTACTGTCCTCTTTACGGAGGTTACTGTCCTCTTTAGGGAGGTTACTGTCCTCTTTACGGAGGACGGAGGTTACTGTCCTCTTTACGGAGGTTACTGTCCTCTTTAGGGAGGTTACTGTCCTCTTTACGGAGGTTACTGTCCTCTTTAGGGAGGTTACTGTCGTCTTTAGGgaggttcaaatcaaatcaaatcaaatcaaattttattagtcacatacacatggttagcagatgttaatgcgagtgtagcgaaatgcttgtgcttctagttccgacaatgcagtaataacaacaagtaatctaacctaacaattccacaactactaccttatacacacaagtgtaaagggataaagaatatgtacataaagatatatgaatgagtggtggtacagaacggcatggcagatgcagtagatggtatagagtacagtatatacatatgagatgggtaatgtagggtatgtaaacattatattaagtggcattgtttaaagtggctagtggtacatttttacataatttccatcaattcccatttttaaagtggctggagttgagtcagtatgttggcagcggccgctaaatgttagtggtggctgttgaacagtctgatggccttgagatagaagctgtttttcagtctctcggtccctgctttgatgcacctgtactgacctcgccttctggatgatagcggggtgaacaggcagtggcttgggtggttgttgtccttgatgatctttatggccttcctgtgacatcgggtggtgtaggtgtcctggagggcaggtagtttgcccccggtgatgtgttctgcagacctcactaccctctggagagccttacggttgtgggcggagcagttgccgtaccaggcggtgatacagcccgacaggatgctctcgattgtgcatctgtagaagtttgtgagtgcttttggtgacaagccgaatttcttcagcctcctgaggttgaagaggcgctgctgcgccttcttcacaacgctgtctgtgtgggtggaccaattcagtttgtccgtgatgtgtacaccgaggaacttaaaactttccaccttctccactactgacccgtcgatgtggataggggggtgctccctctgctgtttcctgaagtccacaatcatctcctttgttttgttgacgttgagtgtgaggttattttcctgacaccacactccgagggccctcacctcctccctgtaggccgtctcgtcgttgttggtaatcaagcctaccactgtagtgtcatccgcaaacttgatgattgagttggaggcgtgcatggcgacgcagtcgtgggtgaacagggagtacaggagagggctcagaacgcacccttgtggggccccagtgttgaggatcagcggggtggagatgttgttacctaccctcaccacctgggggcggcccgtcaggaagtccaggacccagttgcacagggcggggtcgagacccagggtctcgagcttgatgacgagtttggagggtactatggtgttaaatgctgagctgtaatcgatgaacagcattctcacatgggtattcctcttgtccagatgggttagggcagtgtgtggttgcgattgcgtcgtctgtggacctattgtgtcggtaagcaaattggagtgggtctatggtgtccggtagggtggaggtgatgtggtccttgactagtctctcaaagcacttcatgatgacggaagtgagtgctacggggcggtagtcgtttagctcagttaccttagctttcttgggaacaggaacaatggtggccctcttgaagcatgtgggaacagcagactgggataaggattgattgaatatgtccgtaaacacaccagccagctggtctgcacatgctctgaggacgcggctgggaatgccgtctgggcctgcagccttgcgagggttaacacgtttaaatgttttactcacctcggctgcagtggtTACTGTCCTCTTTACGGAGGTTACTGTCCTCTTTACGGAGGTTACTGTCCTCTTTACGGAGGTTACTGTCCTCTTTACGGAGGTTACTGTCCTCTTTAGGGAGGTTACTGTCCTCTTTATGGAAGTTACTGTCCTCTTTACGGAGGTTACTGTCCTCTTTACGGAGTTTACTGTCCTCTTTAGGGAGGTTACTGTCCTCTTTAGGGCGGTTACTGTCCTCTTTACGGAGGACGGAGGTTACTGTCCTCTTTACGGAGGTTACTGTCCTCTTTACGGAGGTTACTGTCCTCTTTAGGGAGGTTACTGTCCTCTTTACGGAGGTTACTGTCCTCTTTACGGAGGTTACTGTCCTCTTTAGGGAGGTTACTGTCCTCTTTACGGAGGTTACTGTCCTCTTTACAGAGGTTACTGTCCTCTTTAGGGAGGTTACTGTCCTCTTTACGGAGGTTACTGTCCTCTTTACGGAGATGGCTCTCGTCTTTACGGAGGTTACTGCCCTCTTTAGGGAGGTTACTGCCCTCTTTAGGGAGGTTACTGTCCTCTTTACGGAGTATTCTTTCCTCTTTACGGAGTTTACTGTCCTCTTTACGGAGGTTACTGTCCTCTTTAGGGAGTTTACTGTCCTCTTTACGGAGATATCTTTCCTCTTTACGGAGGTTGCTGTCCTCTTTACGGAGGTTACTGTCCTCTTTAGGGAGATATCTTTCCTCTTTACGGAGGTTACTGTCCTCTTTAGGGAGATTACTGTCCTCTTTAGGGAGGTTACTGTCCTCTTTAGGGAGGTTACTGTCCTCTATACAGAGGTTACTGTTCTCTTTAAGGAGGTTACTGTCCTCTTTAGGGAGGTTACTGTCCTCTTTAGGGAGATTACTGTCCTCTTTAGGGAGGTTACTGTCCTCTTTAGGGAGGTTACTGTCCTCTATACAGAGGTTACTGTTCTCTTTAAGGAGGTTACTGTCCTCTTTAGGGAGGTTACTGTCCTCTTTACGGAGGTTACTGTCCTCTTTAGGGAGGTTACTGTCCTCTTTAGGGAGGTTACTGTCCTCTTTACGGAGGTTACTGTCCTCTTTACGGAGATATCTTTCCTCTTTAGGGATCTTTCCTCTTTAGGGAGGTTACTGTCCTCTTTAGGGAGGTTACTGTCCTCTTTAGGGAGGTTACTGTCCTCTTTACGGAGATTACTTGAACTCTCCTTCCCTTCGTGTCTGGGCCTTGAACTCTCCTTCCCTTCGTGTCTGGGCCTTGAACTCTCCTTCCCTTCGTGTCTGGGCCTTGAACTCTCCTTCCCTTCGTGTCTGGGCCTTGAACTCTCCTTCCCTTCGTGTCTGGGCCTTGAACTCTCCTTCCCTTCGTGTCTGGGCCTTGAACTCTCCTTCCCTTCATGTATGGGCCTTGAACTCTCCTTCCCTTCATGTCTGGGCCTTGAACTCTCCTTCCCTTCGTGTCTGGGCCTTGAACTCTCCTTCCCTTCATGTCTTGGTGTACATATCGAGGCCTGCTTCACCTGATGTGTTGCTGTACATATGGAGACCTGCTTCACCTGATGTGTTGCTGTACATATGGAGACCTGCTTCACCTGATGTGTTGCTGAACATAACGAGACCTGCTTCACCTGATGTGTTGCTGTACATATCGAGACCTGCTTCACCTGATGTGTTGCTGTACATATGGAGACCTGCTTCACCTGATGTGTTGCTGTACATATCAAGACCTGCTTCACCTGATACATATCGAGACCTGCTTCACCTGATGTGTTGCTGTAGATATCGAGACCTGCTTCACCTGATGTGTTGCTGTACATATCGAGACCTGCTTCACCTGATGTGTTGCTGTACATATGGAGACCTGCTTCACCTGATGTGTTGCTGTACATATGGAGACCTGCTTCACCTGATGTGTTGCTGTACATATCGAGACCTGCTTCACCTGATGTGTTGCTGTACATATGGAGACCTGCTTCACCTGATGTGTTGCTGTACATATCAAGACCTTGAGCTTTTTCCTGAAGTTTATGTCCATACAATAAACAATATTTATTTTGTAATTTGTTATTCTTTGCTTTTTGCAGTAATTTATCAAATGAGAAATAAAGTACATTATTAACACCTCTGGTCTGTAAATAGTTCTGGAAAGGAAGTGGTTGTATCTGTCAGTCTACTGAAGAGGAAAGGACACGGGTTAGAGAGGACACGGGTTAGAGAGGACACGGGTTAGAGAGGACACGGGTTAGAGAGGACACGGGTTAGAGAGGACATGGGTTAGAGAGGACACGGGTTAGAGAGGACACGGGTTAGAGAGGACACGGGTTAGAGAGGACACGGGTTAGAGAGGACACGGGTTAGAGAGGACACGGGTTAGAGAGGACACGGGTTAGAGAGGACACGGGTTAGAAAGGACACGGGTTAGAGAGGACACGGGTTAGAGAGGACACGGGTTAGAGAGGACACGGGTTAGAGAGGACAAGGGTTAGAGAGGACAAGGGTTAGAGAGGACAAGGGTTAGAGAGGACACGGGTTAGAGAGGACACGGGTTAGAGAGGACACGGGTTAGAGAGGACAAGGGTTAGAGAGGACACGGGTTAGAGAGGACACGGGTTAGAGAGGACACGGGTTAGAAAGGACACGGGTTAGAAAGGACACGGGTTAGAGAGGACACGGGTTAGAGAGGACACGGGTTAGAGAGGACACGGGTTAGAGAGGACACGGGTTAGAGAGGGCATGGGTTAGAAAGGACACGGGTTAGAAAGGACACGGGTTAGAGAGGACACGGGTTAGAAAGGACACGGGTTAGAGAGGACACGGGTTAGAGAGGACACGGGTTAGAGAGGACAGGGTTAGAGAGGACATGGGTCCTGAGACATCTTAAGACCTCATCCATCTCTCATCCTGAGACATGTTAAGACGTACCTCATCCATCTCTCATCCTATTTCAGTCTCCGTTCTGGTGAAATGGGATCCCTGTGATGTCTTCTTGGCTGGGGataccaacccccccccccccactatgccaataacactacaacaccagaccccccccctccaataacactacaacaccagaccccctaccacaactaaacatacccccccccccccccaataacactacaacaccagaccccctaccacaactaaacataccccccccccccccaataacactacaacaccagaCCCCCTACCACAACTAAACATACCCCTCCCCcaataacactacaacaccagaccccctaccacaactaaacataccccccccccccaataacactacaacaccagaccccctaccacaactaaacatacccccccccccaataacactacaacaccagaCCCCCTACCACAACTAAACATACCCCCCcaataacactacaacaccagaccccctaccacaactaaacatacccccccccccaataacactacaacaccagaccccctaccacaactaaacataccccccccccaataacactacaacaccagaccccctaccacaactaaacatacccccccccccccaataacactacaacaccagaCCCCCTACGACAACtaaatataccccccccccccaataccactacaacaccagaccccctaccacaactaaacataccccccccccaataacactacaacaccagaccccctaccacaactaaacataccccccccaataacactacaacaccaggCCCCCTACCACAACTAAACATACCCCCCCCCAATAAAACTACAACACCAGACCCCCTACCACAACTAAACATACCCCCCCcaataacactacaacaccaacccccctaccacaactaaacataccccccccccaataacactacaacaccagcCCCCCTACCACAACtaaacatacccccccccccaataacacTACAACATCAGACCCCCTACCACAACtaaacatacccccccccccaataacacTACAACATCAGACCCCCTACCACAACtaaacataccccccccccccccaataacactacaacaccagaccccctaccacaactaaacatacccccccccccccccaataccactacaacaccagaccccctaccaataacactacaacaccagaccccctaccacaactaaacatacccccccccccaataacactacaacaccagaccccctaccacaactaaacatacccccccccccaataacactacaacaccagaccccctaccacaactaaacatacccccccccccccaataacacTACAACATCAGACCCCCTACAACAACtaaacataccccccccccccccccccccaataacactacaacaccagaccccctaccaataacactacaacaccagaccccctaccacaactaaacataccccccccccccccaataacactacaacaccagaccccctaccaataacactacaacaccagaccccctaccacaactaaacatacccccccccccaataacactacaacaccagaccccctaccacaactaaacatacccccccccccaataacactacaacaccagaccccctaccacaactaaacataccccccccccaataacactacaacaccagaccccctaccacaactaaacatacccccccccccaataacactacaacaccagaccccctaccacaactaaacatacccccccccccaataacactacaacaccagaccccctaccacaactaaacatacccccccccccaataacactacaacaccagaccccctaccacaactaaacatacccccccccccccccaataacactacaacaccagaccccctaccacaactaaacataccccccccccaataacactacaacaccagaccccctaccacaactaaacatacccccccccccaataacactacaacaccagaccccctaccaataacactacaacaccagaccccctaccacaactaaacatacccccccccccccccaataacactacaacaccagaCCCCCTACCACAACTAAACATACACCCCCCCTCCcaataacactacaacaccagaccccctaccacaactaaacataccccccccccaataacactacaacaccagaccccctaccacaactaaacatacccccccccccccaataacactacaacaccagaccccctaccacaactaaacatacccccccccccccccaataacactacaacaccagaccccctaccacaactaaacataccccccccccccaataacactacaacaccagaccccctaccacaactaaacatacccccccccccaataacactacaacaccagaccccctaccacaactaaacataccccccccccccccaataacactacaacaccagaccccctaccacaactaaacatacccccccccccccaataacactacaacaccagaccccctaccacaactaaacataccccccccccccaataacactacaacaccagaccccctaccaataacactacaacaccagaccccctaccacaactaaacataccccccccccaataacactacaacaccagaccccctaccacaactaaacatacccccccccccaataacactacaacaccagaccccctaccacaactaaacataccccccccccccaataacactacaacaccagaccccctaccacaactaaacataccccccccccccccaataacactacaacaccagaccccctaccacaactaaacatacacccccccccaataacactacaacaccagaCCCCCTACCACAACTAAACATACCCCCCCCTCAATAACActacaacaacatactggtctgggggttggtcatagtacaacaataccacaacaacatactggtctgagggttggtcacagtacaacaataccacaacaacatactggtctgggggttggtcacagtacaacaataccacaacaacatactgggggttggtcacagtacaacaataccacaacaacatactgggggttggtcacagtacaacaataccacaacaacatactggtctgggggttggtcacagtacaacaataccacaacaacatactgggggttggtcacagtacaacaataccacaacaacatactggtctgggggttggtcacagtacaacaataccacaacaacatactggtctgggggttggtcacagtacaacaataccacaacaacatactgggggttggtcacagtacaacaataccacaacaacatactggtctgggggttggtcacagtacaacaataccacaacaacatactcggggttggtcacagtacaacaataccacaacaacatactggtctgggggttggtcacagtacaacaataccacaacaacatactggtctgggggttggtcacagtacaacaataccacaacaacatactggtctgggggttggtcacagtacaacaataccacaacaacatactggtctgggggttggtcacagtacaacaataccacaacaacatactgggggttggtcacagtacaacaataccacaacaacatactggtctgggggttggtcacagtacaacaataccacaacaacatactgggggttggtcacagtacaacaataccacaacaacatactggtctgagggttggtcacagtacaacaataccacaacaacatactggtctgggggttggtcacagtacaacaataccacaacaacatactggtctgggggttggtcacagtacaacaataccacaacaacatactggtctgggggttggtcacagtacaacaataccacaacaacatactggtctgggggttggtcacagtacaacaataccacaacaacatactggtctgggggttggtcacagtacaacaataccacaacaacatactgggggttggtcacagtacaacaataccacaacaacatactggtctgggggttggtcacagtacaacaataccacaacaacatactggggGTTGCCTCCAAGCTGCCATTTGAATCAGTTCACCCGGCAACCTCTGCCCTCTATGATAGGTTAAATCTAGAAATGGCTTGTTATTGGTTACCAAGTCAAAACAAGTATAAAaggtcacagtacaacaataccacaacagaATCAGACATTgacatcactccctctctctgtggacCAGCCATCTCCTTTGGCCCTGTCCCCCTCATCAGACCCCCTCATACCGAGCTATGTAGGGCAGAGGCAGGGGCATACCAAGGACCTCGGACAAAAAGGGTTTCAGGCTGGATTAGATTTGGTTTTAACGGTCATATCAGAAACCCGAGAGCTGCCATATCCAGGTCAAATTCTCATACCCAGGCCAAACGCTGACGAAATCAAAACAGTTTTTAATGGAGGTCAGAGTTACAAATTCCCCCTGATGACCTGTCTTGGGGTCTGCCCGAGGTCTGACATATGAGATTGCACTGCAGAAAGCCATATTCTGTTACCCCTGTCTTCTGGTGGATCTATGAGGGCAGAGCAGCTAGCAGACAGCCCTGTTCTGTTACCcctgtcctctgttctgttacccctgtcctctgttctgttacccctgtcctctgttctgttacccctgtcctctgttctgttacccctgtcctctgttctgttacccctgtcctctgttctgttacccctgtcctctgttctgttaCCCCTGTCCCCTGTTCTGTTACCCCTGTCCTCTGGTGGATCTATGAGGGCAGAGCAGCTAGCAGACAGCCCTGTTCTGTTACCCCTGTCCTCTGGTGGATCTATGAGAGTAGAGCAGCTAGCAGACAGCCCTGTTCTGTTACCcctgtcctctgttctgttaCCCCTGTCCTCTGGTTACCCCTGTCCTCTGGTGGATCTATGAGAGTAGAGCAGCTAGCAGACAGCCCTGTTCTGTTACCcctgtcctctgttctgttaCCCCTGTCCTCTGGTGGATCTATGAGAGTAGAGCAGCTAGCAGACAGCCCTGTTCTGTGACCcctgtcctctgttctgttacccctgtcctctgttctcttacCCCTGTCCTCTGGTGGATCTATGAGAGTAGAGCCAGAATAGAACCAAAATAGAGCCAGAATTTTTTCATGCTGTATTTTTCATGCTGTATTTTTCATGCTGTATTTCTCTTGCTGTATTTTTCTTGCTGTATTTTTCTTGCTGTATTTTTCAATGCAGGAAGGAATATGAGGAGTATATGGACTGACATGTTATTTTGGGTGAGATGTTAGTTCCATTAGTTGCTTGACGGTACATTTAGTGTAACATAGTTTTCTGTGAGGCGGTCCATATGGGGGTATGATAGAGgcttagagagggggggggggggagatctgGGTGTCATTACAGTACGTAGCCTGTGACAGGCTGTGAGCAGCAAAAAAGATGTTGTTACCAAACAGGGTGCAGGGACGAGTGAAgttagggaggggggagagagagataaaaactcAAGTGTTGGACGCTGTGTTTACAAAGTGTGGGAGAGGCTGAGCCTGAAGAGAGGGCTGACTGGACCATTAGTAGCTAACTTATCAACACAACATcaactactatactatatatcagCGCAGTTGAAGTAACTTTGTAATTTATCCGGTTTCTATGGATCCTTTATGCACACCTCAccaagaggaggaggaaactgtgatcgtgaaggaagaggaggaggaagatgaagatgagaaAGATGA containing:
- the mettl21e gene encoding methyltransferase like 21e, with amino-acid sequence MNPFPTQAVQTEEDAAKTEGVVVDAELAAAIMSRRIIQSLITVEAWEGYTFAEHQIKIKESHDLYGAVMWPSAIVLCYFLDTHRDTYNLLDKNVIELGAGTGLVSVVTSLLGAKVTSTDLPEVLSNLQYNVLRNTRGNCRHAPHVTELSWGKELEQRFPQATCRYDYVFAADVVYCHPYLGELLDTFDHLCQDGTEILWAMRFRLDRENQFVERFQTRFHLDELYDLPSLSIKLYRASRKEMGRRTRSGEAA